Sequence from the bacterium genome:
TGATCTGGGGCGACGACATTGGCCAGAGCAACCTGAGTTGCTACACGCGAGGACTGATGGGCTACCAGACGCCCAACATCGACCGCCTTGCCAACGAGGGCATGCTATTCACGGACTACTACGGGCAGCAGAGCTGCACCGCGGGCCGAGCCGCCTTCATCACCGGGCAGACTCCGTTCCGCACCGGTCTCACCAAGGTGGGGGTGCCAGGCGCCGACATGGGCCTGCGGCCCGAAGACCCGACGCTCGCCGAGCTGCTCAAGCCGCACGGCTACGCCACAGCGCAGTTCGGCAAGAACCACTTCGGTGACCGCGACGAGTATCTGCCGACCAACCACGGCTTTGACGAGTTCTACGGGAACCTCTATCACCTCAACGCCGAGGAAGAGCCGGAGTTGCGGGACTGGCCGCCGGACGCCCAGTTCCCGAACTTCCGTAAGGTCTACGCCCCACGCGGCGTGCTGCACTGCTTCTCCGATGGCGGGATCGAGGACACCGGTCCGCTGACCAAAAAGCGCATGGAGACGATCGACGACGATGTGGCCGAGCGGTCGGCGAACTGGATCGAGGCACAGGCTCAGGCCGGGGTGCCTTTCTTCGTCTGGGTCAACTTCACCCACATGCATCTGCGCACCCACGCCAAGCCTGAGAGCCTCGGACAGTCCGGGCTCTGGCAGTCGGAGTACCACGATGTGATGATCGACCACGACAGGAACGTCGGCACGGTCCTGGACAAGCTCGACGAGCTTGGCATCGCCGACAACACGATCGTGTTCTACAGCACGGACAACGGCCCGCACATGAACTCCTGGCCCGACGGCGGCATGACGCCCTTCCGTAGTGAGAAGAACAGCAACTGGGAGGGGGCCTTCCGCGTCCCCGCGCTGGTGCGGTGGCCCGGCAAGATCAAGGCCGGGTCGGTCTGCAACGACATCATGGCCCATCAGGACTGGGTCACGACCCTGCTGGCTGCTGTCGGCGAGGCCGACATCAACGAGAAGCTGCAGAAGGGCCATGAGGCGAACGGCAAGACCTTCAAGGTCCACCTCGATGGCTACAACTTCCTGCCCTATCTGCTGGGTGAGGCGCCGCACGGACCGCGGCAGGGGTTCATCTACTTCTCCGACGACGGTGAACTCGTTGCCGTGCGCTTCCACAACTGGAAGGTCGTGTTTGCTGAACAGCGCCGGACGGGGACCCTGGCCATCTGGGGTGAGCCGTTCATCCCGCTGCGCTTCCCCAAGCTGTTCAACCTCCGTTGCGACCCATACGAGCGGGCCGACATCACCTCCAACACCTACTACGACTGGCTGCTGGACCACATCTTCCTGCTGGCCGCAGCGGCCGTCATCGTGGAGGAGTTCGTCAAGACTTGCGAGGCGTTCCCGCCGCGCCAGAAGCCGGGGACCTTCACGGTCGATCAGATACTCCAGCAGCTGCAGAACCCGCACGCCGGCGCAAGCTGAGCGGCGTCGCCAGTACGCGGCGCGCCTACCTCGCCCCGCGAGCCGGTGTTGCTTCCGGGACAGAGCGCGAGTGCCCGCCCCACATCAGGGGCGGGCGCTCTTCTTGCAGGTCGCCATGGTGGGCTACTTCAACTCGTCCGGCCTGTCTCCCGCCTTCGGCGGGCGCTTGGCCTCCCGCAGCGCAGCAATGGACTGGGGGTCCGGCCTCCCCCCAGGGTTCATCCCGCGATGGACGTGCCGCCACGCATGGTTGTACTGCCCCCGTCGGTAGGCCACCTCGACCAGGGCGAGGTGGACCTGGGCGTTGTGGGGGCTGAGCGCGGCCGCTCGGCTCAGGTTGGTCGAGGCGTCGCGGGCGTTGGCGGTGGGGTGAGGCTCGCGCCCCAGTCCGTCTGCGGCTGCTGCTCAAGCACCGTGAGGGCGCGCACCAACTCGGCGACCGAGTTGACCTGCATGAGCTGCATCAGCTTCGCCCGATGCACCTTCACAGTCTTCTCCGTGATGCCCAGAGCCGTACCGATCTGCTTGTTCAGCAGTCCCTGCGCGACCAGGTGCATCACCTGACGTTGGCGCCGACTGAGCCGAGCCGCCCGGGCGCGGATGTCCGCCGCGTCCCTGGCCCGGCGTCGCCGCTGCCGGCTCACTGCGAGGCACTCGACGACGGCGTCCAGCAACTCGGCATCGCCGAAGGGCTTGGGCAGGAGGTTGATGGCGCCGCCCCTCAGCGCGCGCACGACCGTAGGGACGTCCGCATGGCCGGTGATGAAGACGATGGGGATGCTGTTGCCCCTCTCGATCAGAGCCTCCTGCAACTCCGTACCCGTCGCGCCCGGCAGGGCTACATCCAACACCAGGCACGATGGACCATCGGGGGACTGAGCCTGCAGGAACTCCTCGGCGGACGCAAAGGCCTCCGTACGCAGGCCGGCCGAGGCCAGCAGCCTTGTCAGGGCGCGACGTACGGATGCTTCGTCGTCAACAACGTAGACCACGGCCTCAGGGTCTATCATGGTCGTGTGCCCCCCTCTGCGGGCGCGCCAGGTGGCCCGCGAGCGCTAGGGTGCTGACGATACGCCTTCGGACGTTCGCTGGCCGGAGGCCGACTCCCTGCCTACAGCGGGGCGGGCCGCACCTGTCCTGGGGAGGTAGCACACGAGGACAGGGGCGCGGAGGCCGACCTCCGCGCCCCTGCTTCTACCGGTTCGATGGCGTCTAGGCTACCAGCCGTAGATGACCGAGAAGGTTGGCCCCTTGCTCTGGTAGTCCAGCGTCGCATCTCTGTCGCCCAGATCATCGTTCCTGAGGCCGAACCAGCCGTACCCGGCTGTGACAGAGAAATGCTGATCGATCGTGTACACGAGGCTCGGCAGGGCGTGCCACGTCGCTTCCGAACCGATCCCGAAACCGCCGTAGTCGCCCTTCGCGATGAAGGCCCACCGCCTGTCCAACGGGATGACCGCCGTGACACCGACAAACGGCTCGACCCAGCTCTCCGAGAAGCCTCCCGAGTGACTCACCGCCGCATAGTCCACGTCTACGTCGAGGTCCAGCGTAGTCACACGGGCGCCGATGCTGCCGTTGATCAAGGTGGGGGGACCGGGCTTGGAGGTGAGGGGCCCTGCCCACAGGTTGCGATCCCAGCCGACCTCATACAAGTTCTGCGTGAAGCTGACGGCGAGGTGCACCGGACTGGCAGCGCCAGCCGGCTGCGTCGTGCCTGAGTCCTCGAGGTTCAGGAGACAGATGTTGAGGAAATAGGTGTCTTTCCCCTTGCTTGCGGAGGCGTTCAGGTTGAGGCCCGTGGCGTGCTCAACGACGTCGCTCGCGTCGATCTCGAACGGGAGCTCGAAGCCCCCGACGATCCACTCCCCGGTCAGGTCGCCCAACATGCCGCCAGTGCCAACGCGCCATCGCCATTCATCCTGGCCCTGCGCGCTGGCCGCCGAGCAGACGACCAACCCGGCGATCAGTGCGGCCACTGCTGCGATGCCCAGTCGACTTCCCATAGTGTTCCTCCTAGGACCGACATGGTTTGTTGCGACCGAGGACGCTGGCTGCTCCCTGGCCACACGAATACCCGAGCCTCCGCCTCACGGCGACACCATCGCGGCCCGCGCGCCGGGAGGGGCCACCGGTTCCGTCCACATGCCCCGAGCGCGGCGACCGTCGAGTAACGTGCCAACGACCCGCAACACGTGCCCCGGGCTCGCGTCAGGCGACACCCACTGGCAGGATGGTATCGCCCCGACGCACCGACGAGCAATGGGACCTTGGTCCACTCGGCAGCCACACGCTCACCATCCCCAGGTGAGGGCCTGGAACGCGCACCCTCGCTTCCTGATCTTCCCGGTCGCACATGACCTAACGTCCCATTGCTGCGTCCGGGCGTCCGACCTATGCTGGTCTCGCTGGCGCAGGGCCTGCGCGGCAGTCGTAGACGATGGAGGCGAACTGAT
This genomic interval carries:
- a CDS encoding response regulator — its product is MIDPEAVVYVVDDEASVRRALTRLLASAGLRTEAFASAEEFLQAQSPDGPSCLVLDVALPGATGTELQEALIERGNSIPIVFITGHADVPTVVRALRGGAINLLPKPFGDAELLDAVVECLAVSRQRRRRARDAADIRARAARLSRRQRQVMHLVAQGLLNKQIGTALGITEKTVKVHRAKLMQLMQVNSVAELVRALTVLEQQPQTDWGASLTPPPTPATPRPT
- a CDS encoding arylsulfatase — protein: MAAQPNIVVIWGDDIGQSNLSCYTRGLMGYQTPNIDRLANEGMLFTDYYGQQSCTAGRAAFITGQTPFRTGLTKVGVPGADMGLRPEDPTLAELLKPHGYATAQFGKNHFGDRDEYLPTNHGFDEFYGNLYHLNAEEEPELRDWPPDAQFPNFRKVYAPRGVLHCFSDGGIEDTGPLTKKRMETIDDDVAERSANWIEAQAQAGVPFFVWVNFTHMHLRTHAKPESLGQSGLWQSEYHDVMIDHDRNVGTVLDKLDELGIADNTIVFYSTDNGPHMNSWPDGGMTPFRSEKNSNWEGAFRVPALVRWPGKIKAGSVCNDIMAHQDWVTTLLAAVGEADINEKLQKGHEANGKTFKVHLDGYNFLPYLLGEAPHGPRQGFIYFSDDGELVAVRFHNWKVVFAEQRRTGTLAIWGEPFIPLRFPKLFNLRCDPYERADITSNTYYDWLLDHIFLLAAAAVIVEEFVKTCEAFPPRQKPGTFTVDQILQQLQNPHAGAS